From a single Lolium rigidum isolate FL_2022 chromosome 7, APGP_CSIRO_Lrig_0.1, whole genome shotgun sequence genomic region:
- the LOC124672236 gene encoding exocyst complex component EXO70B1-like, whose product MAPRSPMTTRSPLAPRRTLPATVVDDTVDAAAVLLDKWHPEGSSSGRSLFLNSTTPDEADNFLRAAKDLHRAMLFYASGNTTKDLHGGGHGLIEAQELLDTAMRRLQLELKILLASLPNVIKFQQEDDDDDDEEIQSTDGLKETYGHLRAVAEAMLAVGYGTECVSVFKAHRRASVAAALQCLQVSSPSLQQATINKLTWDQIDPKMQSWLAGARKAFASVFVGERELCDRVFAGDNGSVGDAVFSSVAEDQATSILAFLEAAVAKAKRAPERLFRMLDVHDALTETIIPAIVGAFGDESELKARAVTLAVTKVADAARGMVASFEAAIEKEPAKATVPGGELHPLTRYVMNYLVFLADYENALAQIYSAEQFNDTSSSVGSGSGGTVGSSSTLGSGSGGTAGSSSTLGSGGGGTAGSSSLVLSASTTLRTLSLWSNPIGWLVSVLKLKLDAIAGNYREAALSYLFLAKNTHYMAKKVGGGTKLEAVLGEEWAEAQTAKARGYMEVYVRRRAVRRPDVTLTQQLALARQRN is encoded by the coding sequence ATGGCTCCCCGCAGCCCCATGACTACCCGCAGCCCCTTGGCTCCACGCCGTACGCTCCCGGCCACCGTCGTCGACGACACcgtggacgccgccgccgtcctgcTCGACAAGTGGCACCCGGagggctcctcctccggccgctcGCTCTTCCTCAACTCCACCACCCCGGACGAGGCCGACAACTTCCTGCGCGCGGCCAAGGACCTGCACCGTGCCATGCTCTTCTACGCGTCCGGAAACACCACCAAGGACCTCCACGGCGGTGGCCATGGTCTCATAGAGGCGCAGGAGCTCCTCGACACCGCCATGCGGAGGCTCCAGCTCGAGCTCAAGATCCTCCTCGCCTCCCTCCCCAACGTCATCAAGTTCCAGcaagaagacgacgatgacgacgacgaggagatcCAGAGCACAGACGGCCTGAAAGAAACGTACGGCCACCTCCGCGCGGTCGCGGAGGCCATGCTGGCCGTCGGGTACGGCACGGAGTGCGTCTCCGTCTTCAAGGCGCACCGCCGCGCGTCCGTGGCCGCCGCGCTGCAGTGCCTGCAAGTCTCCTCGCCTTCCCTGCAGCAGGCCACGATCAACAAGCTCACCTGGGACCAGATCGACCCCAAGATGCAGTCTTGGCTCGCCGGCGCGCGCAAAGCGTTCGCGTCCGTATTCGTCGGGGAGAGGGAGCTCTGTGACCGCGTCTTCGCCGGGGACAACGGTTCTGTCGGCGACGCCGTGTTCTCGTCCGTCGCCGAGGATCAGGCCACGAGCATCCTCGCGTTCTTGGAGGCCGCCGTCGCGAAGGCGAAGCGCGCCCCGGAGCGGCTCTTCCGCATGCTCGATGTCCACGACGCGCTCACCGAGACCATCATCCCGGCCATCGTCGGCGCGTTCGGGGACGAGTCGGAGCTCAAGGCCCGCGCCGTCACGCTCGCGGTGACCAAGGTCGCCGACGCGGCGCGGGGCATGGTGGCCAGCTTCGAGGCGGCCATCGAGAAGGAGCCTGCCAAGGCCACGGTGCCGGGCGGAGAGTTGCACCCGCTCACCCGCTACGTCATGAACTACCTCGTCTTCCTCGCAGACTATGAGAATGCTCTGGCGCAAATATACTCGGCGGAGCAGTTCAACGACACGTCGTCGTCCGTGGGATCTGGAAGCGGTGGCACCGTCGGCTCGTCGTCGACCCTGGGCTCTGGAAGCGGgggcaccgccggctcgtcgtcgaccctGGGTTCTGGAGGCGGtggcaccgccggctcgtcgtcgttgGTTCTCTCGGCGTCGACGACGCTGAGGACGCTGAGCCTGTGGTCGAACCCGATCGGGTGGCTGGTGTCCGTGCTGAAGCTGAAGCTGGACGCCATTGCCGGGAACTACCGGGAGGCGGCGCTGAGCTACCTGTTCCTGGCGAAGAACACGCACTACATGGCGAAGAAAGTGGGCGGCGGCACGAAGCTGGAGGCGGTCCTCGGGGAGGAGTGGGCGGAAGCGCAGACGGCCAAGGCACGAGGGTACATGGAGGTGTACGTACGTAGACGGGCTGTTCGGCGACCAGACGTCACACTCACACAACAGTTAGCACTAGCTAGGCAACGAAACTAA